In Alosa sapidissima isolate fAloSap1 chromosome 4, fAloSap1.pri, whole genome shotgun sequence, the following are encoded in one genomic region:
- the LOC121706479 gene encoding myosin heavy chain, fast skeletal muscle-like → MGDAEMECFGSAAIYLRKPERERIEAQNAPFDAKTSFFVTEKEEMYLKGVLEKREGGKATVKTRCGKTLTVKEDEIFPMNPPKYDKIEDMAMMTHLSEPTVLYNLKERYAAWMIYTYSGLFCVTVNPYKWLPVYDAQVVAAYRGKKRIEAPPHIFSISDNAYQFMRQDRENQSILITGESGAGKTVNTKRVIQYFATIAVAGGPKKAEATSGKMQGSLEDQIIAANPLLEAYGNAKTVRNDNSSRFGKFIRIHFGTSGKLASADIETYLLEKSRVTFQLSAERSYHIFYQLCTGHKAELIEALLITTNPYDFPMISQGEISVKSIDDVEELIATDTAIDILGFTGEEKIGIYKLTGAVMHHGAMKFKQKQREEQAEPDGTEVADKIAYLMGLNSADMLKALCYPRVKVGNEFVTKGQTVPQVNNAVSALCKSVYEKMFLWMVVRINEMLDTKQPRQFFIGVLDIAGFEIFDFNSLEQLCINFTNEKLQQFFNHHMFVLEQEEYKKEGIDWEFIDFGMDLAACIELIEKPMGIFSILEEECMFPKASDTTFKNKLYDQHLGKNKCFEKPKPAKGKAEAHFSLVHYAGTVDYNISGWLDKNKDPLNDSVVQLYQKSAVKLLCHLYASHASAEADGGGKKGGKKKGGSFQTVSALFRENLGKLMTNLRSTHPHFVRCLIPNESKTPGLMENFLVIHQLRCNGVLEGIRICRKGFPSRILYADFKQRYKVLNASVIPEGQFIDNKKASEKLLGSIDVDHTQYKFGHTKVFFKAGLLGTLEEMRDEKLAALVTMTQALCRAFLMRKEFVNMMERREAIFTIQYNIRSFMNVKHWPWMKVYFKIKPLLKSAETEKEMAAMKENFEKMKVDYEKALTKKKELEEKMVSLLQEKNDLQLQMASESESLSDAEERCEGLIKSKIQLEAKLKETAERLEDEEEINAELTSKKRKLEDECSELKKDIDDLELTLAKVEKEKHATENKVKNMTEEMASQDEAIAKLTKEKKALQEAHQQTLDDLQAEEDKVNTLTKAKTKLEQQVDDLEGSLEQEKKLRMDLERAKRKLEGDLKLAQESIMDLENDKQQSDEKIKKKDFEISQLLSKIEDEQSMGTQLQKKIKELQARIEELEEEIEAERAARAKVEKQRADLSRELEEISERLEEAGGATSAQIEMNKKREAEFQKLRRDLEESTLQHEATAAALRKKQADSVAELGEQIDNLQRVKQKLEKEKSEYKMEIDDLSSNMEAVAKAKANLEKMCRTLEDQLSEVKSKSDENLRQLNDLNVQRSRLQTESGEFSRQLEEKEALVTQLTRGKQAYTQQIEELKRHIEEEVKAKNALAHAVQSARHDCDLLREQYEEEQEAKAELQRGMSKANSEVAQWRTKYETDAIQRTEELEESKKKLAQRLQDAEECIEAVNSKCASLEKTKQRLQGEVEDLMTDVERANALAANLDKKQRNFDKVLAEWKQKYEESQAELEGSQKEARSLSTELFKMKNSYEEALDHLETLKRENKNLQQEISDLTEQLGETGKNIHELEKAKKSVETEKAEIQTALEEAEGTLEHEESKILRVQLELTQVKGEIDRKLAEKDEEMEQIKRNSQRVIDTMQSTLDSEVRSRNDALRVKKKMEGDLNEMEIQLSHANRQAAEAQKQLRNVQGQLKDAQLHLDDALRGQEDMKEQFAMVERRNNLMLAEIEELRAALEQTERSRKVAEQELVDASERVGLLHSQNTSLINTKKKLEAELVQVQGEVEDTVQEARNAEEKAKKAITDAAMMAEELKKEQDTSSHLERMKKNLEVTVKDLQHRLDEAENLAMKGGKKQLQKLESRVRELEGEVEAEQRRGADAIKGVRKYERRVKELTYQTEEDKKNLTRLQDLVDKLQLKVKAYKRQAEEAEEQANTHLSRYRKVQHEFEEAQERADIAESQVNKLRAKSRDVGKGKDEE, encoded by the exons ATGGGGGATGCTGAAATGGAGTGCTTTGGCTCGGCGGCCATCTATCTCCGGAAACCGGAGAGGGAGCGTATTGAGGCCCAGAACGCACCCTTTGATGCTAAAACGTCCTTCTTCGTGACTGAAAAGGAGGAGATGTACCTCAAAGGTGTTCTTGAGAAAAGAGAGGGTGGCAAAGCCACTGTTAAAACTCGGTGTGGAAAG ACGCTCACAGTGAAAGAGGATGAGATCTTCCCCATGAATCCTCCAAAGTATGACAAAATTGAGGACATGGCCATGATGACCCACCTCAGTGAACCAACTGTGCTGTACAACCTCAAAGAGCGTTACGCAGCATGGATGATTTAC ACCTACTCTGGGCTGTTCTGCGTCACTGTGAACCCGTATAAGTGGCTCCCAGTGTACGATGCTCAGGTTGTAGCAGCCTATAGAGGCAAGAAGAGAATTGAAGCTCCACCCcacatcttctccatctctgatAACGCCTATCAGTTCATGCGCCAAG ATCGTGAAAATCAGTCTATCCTGATCAC TGGAGAATCTGGTGCTGGGAAGACTGTCAACACCAAGCGTGTCATCCAGTACTTTGCAACAATTGCAGTGGCTGGAGGACCAAAGAAAGCTGAGGCCACCTCTGGCAAAATGCAG GGGTCACTAGAGGATCAGATCATTGCAGCCAACCCTCTGCTGGAGGCCTATGGTAATGCCAAGACTGTGAGGAATGACAACTCCTCCCGTTTT GGTAAATTCATCAGAATCCATTTTGGCACATCCGGCAAACTGGCCTCTGCTGATATTGAGACat ATCTGCTGGAGAAATCAAGAGTGACATTCCAGCTGTCTGCTGAGAGGAGCTACCACATCTTCTACCAGCTCTGCACTGGACACAAGGCTGAGCTGATTG AGGCCCTTCTCATCACCACCAACCCATATGATTTCCCAATGATCAGCCAAGGTGAAATTTCTGTGAAGAGTATCGATGATGTGGAAGAGCTCATTGCTACAGAT ACGGCTATAGATATTTTGGGTTTCACCGGTGAGGAGAAAATAGGCATCTACAAGCTTACTGGTGCTGTGATGCATCATGGGGCCATGAAGTTCAAGCAGAAGCAGAGGGAAGAGCAGGCTGAGCCTGACGGCACTGAGG tGGCTGATAAAATCGCCTACCTCATGGGCCTGAACTCTGCTGACATGCTGAAGGCTCTGTGCTACCCCAGAGTGAAGGTCGGAAATGAGTTTGTCACCAAGGGCCAGACTGTGCCACAG GTCAACAATGCTGTCAGTGCTCTGTGTAAGTCAGTCTATGAGAAGATGTTCTTGTGGATGGTTGTCCGTATCAATGAGATGTTGGACACCAAACAGCCAAGGCAGTTCTTCATTGGTGTGCTGGACATTGCTGGATTTGAGATCTTTGAT TTCAACAGCTTGGAACAGCTGTGCATCAACTTTACCAATGAGAAACTGCAACAGTTCTTCAATCACCACATGTTTGTGCTGGAGCAAGAGGAATACAAGAAAGAAGGAATTGACTGGGAGTTCATTGACTTTGGTATGGACCTGGCTGCCTGCATTGAGCTTATTGAGAAG CCAATGGGCATCTTCTCCATCCTTGAAGAGGAGTGCATGTTCCCCAAGGCCTCAGACACTACCTTCAAGAACAAGCTGTATGACCAGCATCTTGGTAAAAACAAGTGCTTTGAGAAACCCAAACCAGCAAAGGGTAAAGCAGAGGCCCACTTCTCCCTGGTGCACTATGCTGGTACTGTGGACTACAACATCTCGGGCTGGTTGGACAAGAACAAGGACCCACTGAACGACTCAGTTGTGCAGCTGTACCAGAAGTCTGCAGTGAAACTGTTATGTCATCTGTATGCATCTCATGCCTCCGCTGAAG CTGATGGTGGCGGCAAGAAGGGAGGCAAGAAGAAGGGAGGTTCCTTCCAGACGGTGTCTGCTCTGTTCAGG GAGAACTTGGGCAAGCTGATGACCAACCTGAGGAGCACCCATCCTCACTTTGTGCGCTGTCTGATTCCCAATGAGTCAAAGACTCCAG GTCTAATGGAGAACTTCTTAGTCATCCACCAGCTGAGGTGTAATGGTGTGCTGGAGGGTATCAGAATCTGCAGAAAGGGCTTCCCCAGCAGAATCCTTTATGCTGACTTCAAGCAGAG ATACAAAGTATTGAATGCGAGCGTCATCCCTGAGGGTCAGTTCATTGATAACAAAAAGGCTTCAGAGAAACTCTTGGGCTCCATTGATGTGGACCACACTCAGTACAAATTTGGGCACACCAAG GTGTTCTTCAAAGCTGGTCTGCTGGGTACCCTtgaggagatgcgagatgaaaaATTGGCAGCCCTGGTCACAATGACTCAGGCCCTCTGCCGTGCATTCCTGATGAGGAAGGAGTTTGTTAACATGATGGAAAGAAG AGAAGCCATCTTCACTATCCAGTACAATATCCGCTCATTCATGAATGTGAAACACTGGCCATGGATGAAGGTGTACTTCAAAATCAAGCCCCTTCTGAAGAGTGCTGAAActgagaaagaaatggctgcaATGAAGGAGAACTTTGAGAAGATGAAAGTGGACTATGAAAAGGCCCTGACAAAGAAGAAGGAGCTTGAGGAGAAAATGGTCTCTCTGCTGCAGGAGAAGAATGACCTGCAGTTGCAGATGGCCTCT GAATCTGAGAGTCTCTCAGATGCTGAGGAGAGATGTGAGGGTCTCATCAAGAGCAAAATCCAGTTAGAGGCCAAACTCAAAGAGACGGCCGAGAGgctggaggatgaggaggagatcaACGCTGAGTTGACTTCCAAGAAGAGGAAATTGGAGGATGAGTGCTCTGAGCTTAAGAAAGACATTGATGACTTGGAGCTTACCCTGGCTAAagtggagaaggagaaacatGCTACAGAAAACAAg GTTAAAAACATGACTGAGGAGATGGCCTCTCAGGATGAAGCCATTGCCAAATTGACTAAGGAAAAGAAAGCCCTCCAAGAGGCACATCAGCAAACTCTGGATGATCTCCAAGCAGAGGAAGACAAAGTCAACACTCTGACCAAAGCAAAGACCAAACTTGAACAACAAGTGGATGAT CTGGAGGGGTCATTGGAGCAAGAAAAGAAGCTTCGCATGGATCTTGAAAGAGCCAAGAGAAAGCTTGAGGGTGACCTGAAATTGGCCCAGGAATCCATAATGGATCTGGAAAATGACAAACAGCAGTCTGATGAGAAAATCAAGAA GAAGGACTTTGAAATTAGCCAACTTCTGAGCAAGATCGAAGATGAACAGTCAATGGGAACCCAGCTTCAGAAGAAGATTAAGGAACTCCAG GCTCGAATTGAGGAACTGGAAGAGGAGATTGAAGCTGAGCGTGCAGCACGGGCCAAAGTGGAAAAGCAAAGAGCTGATCTCTCCAGGGAACTTGAGGAGATCAGTGAGAGGCTTGAGGAGGCTGGTGGGGCCACTTCTGCTCAGATTGAGATGAACAAGAAGCGGGAGGCAGAGTTCCAGAAGCTGCGTCGTGATCTTGAAGAGTCCACCCTGCAGCATGaagctactgctgctgctctccGCAAGAAGCAGGCCGACAGCGTGGCGGAACTGGGTGAGCAGATCGACAACCTGCAGCGTGTCAAGCAGAagctggagaaggagaagagtgaaTACAAAATGGAGATCGATGACCTCTCCAGTAACATGGAGGCTGTTGCTAAGGCAAAG gcTAACCTAGAGAAGATGTGTCGCACTCTTGAGGACCAACTTAGTGAAGTGAAGAGCAAAAGTGATGAAAATCTTCGTCAACTTAATGATTTAAATGTACAGAGATCGAGGCTGCAGACAGAGAGTG GTGAGTTTAGCCGCCAGCTTGAGGAGAAAGAGGCTCTTGTCACTCAGCTGACAAGAGGCAAGCAAGCTTATACCCAACAGATTGAGGAGCTGAAGAGGCACATTGAGGAGGAAGTCAAG GCCAAGAATGCTCTGGCTCATGCTGTCCAATCAGCTCGCCATGACTGTGACCTGCTCAGAGAGCAgtatgaggaggagcaggaggccaAGGCTGAGCTGCAGCGTGGAATGTCCAAGGCCAACAGCGAGGTGGCTCAGTGGAGGACCAAGTATGAAACTGATGCCATCCAGCGCactgaggagctggaggagtccAA GAAAAAGCTTGCCCAGCGTCTTCAAGATGCTGAGGAGTGCATTGAAGCTGTAAATTCCAAATGTGCCTCTCTGGAGAAGACCAAGCAGAGACTCCAGGGTGAAGTGGAGGACCTCATGACGGACGTGGAGAGGGCTAATGCACTGGCTGCCAATCTTGACAAGAAACAGAGGAACTTTGACAAG GTTCTAGCAGAATGGAAGCAGAAGTATGAGGAGAGTCAAGCTGAGCTGGAAGGTTCTCAGAAAGAAGCTCGCTCTCTCAGTACTGAGCTCTTCAAGATGAAGAACTCCTATGAAGAGGCTCTGGATCACCTAGAGACCTTGAAGAGGGAGAACAAGAACCTGCAGC AGGAGATCTCAGACCTCACTGAACAACTTGGTGAGACTGGCAAGAACATCCATGAGCTGGAGAAGGCCAAGAAGTCAGTGGAGACTGAGAAAGCTGAAATCCAGACAGCACTGGAGGAAGCTGAG GGTACACTTGAGCACGAGGAGTCCAAGATTCTTCGAGTTCAGCTTGAACTCACCCAAGTCAAGGGTGAAATTGACAGGAAGCTGGCTgagaaggatgaggagatgGAACAGATCAAGAGGAACAGCCAGAGGGTGATTGACACCATGCAGAGCACTCTAGACTCTGAGGTCAGGAGCAGGAATGATGCCCTGAGAGTcaagaagaagatggagggagacctcAATGAGATGGAGATTCAGCTCAGCCATGCCAATCGCCAGGCAGCTGAAGCTCAGAAACAGCTCAGGAATGTCCAGGGACAACTCAAG GATGCCCAACTGCACCTTGATGACGCTCTTAGAGGACAGGAAGACATGAAGGAGCAGTTTGCCATGGTGGAGCGCAGGAACAACTTGATGTTGGCTGAGATTGAGGAGCTGAGAGCTGCTCtagagcagacagagagaagccGCAAAGTGGCCGAGCAGGAGCTGGTGGATGCCAGTGAGCGTGTTGGACTGCTGCATTCACAG AATACAAGCCTAATCAACACCAAGAAAAAGCTGGAGGCTGAACTTGTCCAGGTCCAGGGAGAGGTAGAAGACACGGTCCAAGAGGCCAGAAATGCAGAGGAAAAGGCCAAGAAAGCCATCACTGAT GCTGCAATGATGGCTGAGGAACTGAAGAAGGAGCAGGACACCAGTTCTCACCTggagaggatgaagaagaaCCTGGAGGTCACAGTCAAGGACCTGCAGCACCGTCTGGATGAAGCTGAGAACCTGGCCATGAAGGGTGGCAAGAAACAACTCCAGAAACTGGAGTCAAGG GTGCGTGAGCTGGAAGGTGAGGTTGAGGCTGAACAGAGACGAGGAGCTGATGCTATTAAAGGTGTCCGCAAATATGAGAGGAGAGTCAAAGAGCTCACCTACCAG ACTGAGGAGGACAAGAAGAACCTCACCAGACTACaggatctggtggacaaactgcaACTGAAAGTAAAAGCCTACAAGAGACAGGCTGAGGAGGCT GAGGAGCAGGCCAACACTCACCTGTCCAGGTACAGGAAGGTGCAGCATGAGTTTGAGGAGGCTCAGGAACGTGCTGACATCGCTGAGTCCCAGGTCAACAAGCTGAGGGCCAAGAGTCGTGATGTTGGCAAG GGGAAGGATGAGGAGTGA